In Armatimonadota bacterium, a single genomic region encodes these proteins:
- a CDS encoding FAD-dependent oxidoreductase, with protein MKVVIIGGGIIGLCSAYYAKRDGHEVTIIDNRPEGTSSTSTGNAGMIVPSHFVPLAAPGMIQMGLRMLLNPRSPFGFHFPPSVDQLLWTWNFWRAANSAHVAKTETILRDLNLFSRREYEALTEAVGVGFELRRDGLLMLCKKQSTLEHEAALAQRANQIGVRAEVISASQLQTLDPETQYDVCGAVHFLDDASLTPSNLISALRDHLSRNGATFVDLQAPTGFGKSNGRLHRVHTQAGDHPFDELVVATGAWSGGMVRSLGLKMPMLAGRGYSMTVAKPPVMPRICALLAEARVAVTPMEDGLRIAGTMELGPPSDYLNQNRVQGIIESVPQYYPQFSEADMHGEPIWVGNRPCPPDGLPYIGRIKSNPNVIVASGHGMMGLSLGPITGKLVSELLSGRETSLPLDQLDPNRYA; from the coding sequence ATGAAAGTTGTCATCATCGGCGGCGGGATCATTGGGCTTTGCTCGGCCTATTACGCCAAGCGAGACGGGCATGAGGTGACCATCATTGACAACCGGCCTGAGGGGACTTCCTCAACGTCCACTGGCAATGCGGGGATGATTGTGCCGAGCCACTTTGTGCCGCTGGCGGCTCCAGGGATGATTCAGATGGGGCTGCGGATGCTCCTGAATCCGAGGTCACCGTTTGGGTTCCACTTCCCTCCTTCGGTGGATCAGTTGCTATGGACGTGGAACTTCTGGAGGGCAGCGAATTCGGCTCACGTTGCAAAAACCGAGACGATTCTGCGGGATTTGAATCTGTTTTCGCGGCGGGAGTATGAGGCTCTCACCGAGGCAGTCGGCGTTGGATTTGAGTTGCGTCGAGATGGGCTATTGATGCTTTGCAAGAAGCAGAGCACTCTTGAGCATGAGGCGGCTCTGGCCCAGCGGGCGAACCAGATTGGAGTTCGGGCCGAGGTGATCTCAGCCAGCCAATTGCAGACCCTCGACCCGGAAACTCAATATGATGTTTGCGGCGCGGTTCACTTTTTGGATGACGCCTCGCTGACTCCGAGCAACTTAATTTCGGCTTTGCGCGATCACCTAAGCCGAAACGGGGCGACGTTTGTTGATCTGCAAGCACCGACGGGATTTGGGAAGTCAAACGGTCGGCTGCATCGGGTTCATACCCAGGCGGGTGATCATCCGTTTGATGAACTGGTGGTTGCGACCGGGGCTTGGAGCGGAGGAATGGTGAGGAGCCTTGGGCTGAAGATGCCTATGCTGGCCGGGCGTGGGTACAGCATGACAGTAGCAAAACCGCCGGTGATGCCTCGGATTTGCGCGTTGTTGGCGGAGGCACGGGTGGCGGTTACGCCGATGGAGGACGGGCTGCGAATTGCGGGAACGATGGAACTCGGGCCGCCGAGCGATTACCTTAATCAGAATCGGGTTCAAGGGATTATTGAGTCGGTGCCTCAGTATTATCCACAGTTCTCGGAAGCCGACATGCACGGCGAGCCTATCTGGGTGGGGAATCGCCCTTGCCCGCCGGACGGTTTGCCTTACATCGGCCGAATCAAATCGAATCCAAATGTGATTGTTGCTTCTGGTCACGGGATGATGGGGCTGAGTTTGGGGCCGATCACCGGTAAGCTGGTTTCCGAGCTGCTGTCTGGACGGGAGACGTCGTTGCCTCTCGACCAGTTGGATCCAAACCGATATGCTTGA
- a CDS encoding prolyl oligopeptidase family serine peptidase, with protein sequence MIRRFVLLLVAFPALAYSQGSAADYARADSFGQRFSGKVLNERLTLNWLKGGKAWYVRQLPAGKSEFVLVDAAAGKKALAFDHRAVALALSKAAGKPVDPTQLPPKASFSDDASAVTFTLDDAYQVNLKTFEVRKGRDPVVGGLKAYAPEEVPESGGGGDQTSITFRNDSAEPLKIHWIQDDGVLREYQTLQPGKEWSIQTSVTHFWCVTRMDGTKLATYKPDRNGSTAFLDGKRVPFTPARQRPQNESPDGKWRITFTDNQANLFDVGTKEKKQLTTDGSAANAYRGPVFWSPDSTSVVFYQVKPEESHPLNIVMTSPPDQFQPKLTSRQYLKPGDKIAQPTICAYTLGDVQLSKDQPDMGSKKREIWEIDKERWISDSKFIYRVNYRGHQRMDLKMLSVQSVEQTAFHSWNTKILETSKTFIDWTAKSFFEYVPGAKIGIWQSEMSGWSHLYSYDFAHDPSMHAPARLRPITRGQWVVRALDRVDEDKRQIWFQASGMDGDQDPYNVHFCRVNFDGTGFTRLTEGNGNHRVSYSPDGAYLLDSYSRPDLAPVHEVRSALTGKKVLDLEVADASELTKAGFQMPRVFSAKGRDGKTDIWGHVYLPTNFDPAKSYPVVEDIYAGPHSSHVPKNFHTNAGGMQMAELGFIVVRIDGMGTSNRSKAFHDVCYQNIVDAGFPDRILWMKSVAREIPQMDLTRVGIYGTSAGGQNTLHALLTQGDFYKVGVADCGCYDNRMDKIWWNEQWMGLVGPHYEAQSGRTLAKNLRGKLLLLLGEADTNVDPASTYQVIDALIKADKDFDFVVIPNVGHGAVGHPYGKRKLRDFLVKNLLGVEPRWK encoded by the coding sequence ATGATTCGGCGTTTCGTTTTGCTTCTTGTTGCCTTCCCTGCCCTGGCATATTCGCAGGGGTCGGCGGCGGATTATGCTCGGGCGGATTCTTTTGGGCAGCGGTTTTCGGGGAAGGTTCTGAATGAGCGGCTGACGCTGAACTGGCTGAAGGGCGGGAAGGCTTGGTATGTGCGTCAGCTTCCGGCGGGGAAGTCGGAGTTTGTTTTGGTGGATGCGGCCGCGGGTAAGAAGGCACTAGCGTTTGATCATCGGGCGGTGGCGCTGGCTTTGAGCAAGGCAGCGGGAAAGCCGGTTGATCCTACTCAGTTGCCGCCGAAGGCCTCGTTTAGTGATGATGCCTCTGCGGTGACGTTCACGCTGGATGACGCTTATCAGGTGAACCTGAAGACGTTTGAGGTTCGCAAAGGTCGTGACCCGGTTGTTGGGGGATTGAAGGCTTATGCGCCGGAGGAGGTTCCCGAGAGCGGAGGGGGCGGGGATCAGACTTCGATCACGTTTCGCAACGACTCGGCGGAGCCGCTGAAGATTCATTGGATTCAAGACGACGGGGTTCTGCGGGAGTACCAGACCTTGCAACCGGGGAAGGAGTGGTCGATTCAGACTTCGGTGACGCACTTTTGGTGCGTGACTCGGATGGATGGGACCAAATTAGCGACATATAAGCCAGATCGAAATGGGTCAACGGCGTTTTTGGATGGAAAGCGGGTTCCGTTTACTCCGGCTCGGCAGCGGCCGCAGAACGAATCGCCGGACGGAAAGTGGCGGATTACGTTTACTGACAACCAGGCGAACCTTTTTGATGTTGGGACGAAAGAAAAGAAGCAACTAACGACTGATGGCTCGGCGGCGAATGCTTACCGGGGGCCGGTTTTTTGGTCACCAGATTCCACGAGCGTTGTCTTTTATCAGGTCAAACCCGAGGAGTCTCATCCTCTGAACATCGTGATGACAAGTCCACCTGATCAGTTTCAACCCAAGTTGACCAGCCGACAATATCTGAAGCCAGGAGATAAGATCGCTCAGCCGACAATCTGCGCTTACACCCTGGGAGACGTGCAGCTTTCGAAAGATCAGCCGGATATGGGTTCGAAGAAGAGGGAGATTTGGGAGATTGATAAAGAACGATGGATCTCTGATTCTAAGTTCATTTACAGAGTGAATTATCGCGGGCACCAGCGAATGGACCTGAAAATGCTTTCTGTCCAATCAGTTGAACAAACAGCATTTCATTCTTGGAATACCAAAATCCTTGAAACTTCCAAGACGTTCATCGACTGGACTGCGAAATCGTTCTTTGAATACGTTCCTGGTGCGAAGATCGGGATTTGGCAGAGTGAGATGTCGGGTTGGAGCCATCTTTACAGCTATGATTTCGCACACGATCCGAGCATGCACGCGCCTGCCAGACTTAGACCAATTACACGTGGGCAATGGGTTGTTCGGGCGTTGGATCGGGTGGACGAGGATAAGAGGCAGATTTGGTTCCAGGCGAGCGGAATGGACGGGGATCAGGATCCCTACAATGTTCATTTTTGCCGCGTGAACTTCGATGGAACCGGGTTCACTCGGCTGACCGAGGGGAATGGGAATCATCGGGTGTCTTATTCGCCGGATGGGGCTTATTTGCTTGATTCGTATTCTCGGCCGGACTTGGCTCCGGTCCATGAAGTTCGCTCGGCTTTGACCGGGAAGAAGGTTTTGGATTTGGAGGTTGCCGATGCTTCGGAGCTGACCAAGGCGGGCTTTCAGATGCCTCGCGTCTTCAGCGCGAAAGGGCGGGACGGGAAGACGGACATTTGGGGTCACGTTTATCTGCCAACAAATTTTGATCCGGCGAAGAGCTATCCGGTGGTCGAGGACATTTATGCGGGGCCGCATAGCAGCCACGTTCCGAAGAACTTCCATACCAACGCGGGCGGGATGCAGATGGCGGAGCTTGGGTTCATCGTGGTTCGCATCGACGGGATGGGAACGAGCAATCGGAGCAAGGCGTTCCACGACGTTTGCTATCAGAACATCGTGGACGCTGGCTTCCCGGACCGGATTCTTTGGATGAAGTCGGTGGCTCGGGAGATTCCTCAGATGGACTTGACTCGGGTCGGGATTTACGGGACTTCGGCGGGCGGGCAGAATACACTTCATGCGCTGTTGACCCAAGGGGATTTCTATAAGGTCGGGGTTGCAGATTGTGGCTGCTATGACAACCGAATGGACAAGATCTGGTGGAACGAGCAGTGGATGGGGCTGGTTGGGCCGCATTACGAGGCCCAGTCGGGACGGACTTTGGCGAAGAACCTTCGCGGCAAGTTGTTGCTGTTGCTCGGGGAGGCGGATACGAACGTGGATCCAGCTTCGACGTATCAGGTGATCGACGCGCTGATCAAGGCGGATAAGGACTTTGATTTCGTCGTGATTCCGAATGTGGGTCACGGGGCGGTTGGGCACCCTTATGGAAAGCGGAAGCTGCGGGATTTTCTGGTGAAGAATCTGCTGGGCGTCGAGCCTCGTTGGAAGTGA
- a CDS encoding dihydrodipicolinate synthase family protein has protein sequence MPSTPYWSGSFPALTTPFNSDLSINYDQLRAHLEVLIDSGVKGFVMMGSLGENLALTWEEKFEILRVAREVSAGRVAVLSGVADTSTAQAAEYSAKCAALGIDGIMLMPAMVYKADRDELITHFTTVAKASDLPILLYNNPLAYPGDLTPEILETLCDASDRFVALKESSGDTRRFLDIQKQIGDRLALFAGVDDLALECAFLGAVGWVMGIGLAFPYENQRLWDLAMAGKWDEARELYKWFSPVAHLDVGIKFVQNIKLATATTGYCAEHVRLPRLPLVGAERARIQAVIDEAVANRPTL, from the coding sequence ATGCCCAGCACACCCTATTGGTCCGGATCGTTTCCGGCTCTGACGACTCCTTTTAACTCTGATCTTTCCATCAATTACGATCAGTTGCGGGCGCACCTTGAGGTCCTCATTGATTCGGGCGTCAAGGGGTTTGTGATGATGGGGTCGTTGGGCGAGAACCTGGCGCTGACCTGGGAAGAGAAGTTTGAGATTTTGCGGGTTGCTCGCGAGGTTTCGGCCGGGCGAGTGGCGGTTTTGAGCGGGGTTGCGGATACTTCGACGGCACAGGCAGCTGAGTATTCGGCTAAGTGTGCCGCATTGGGAATCGACGGGATCATGTTGATGCCGGCGATGGTTTACAAGGCGGATCGGGATGAATTGATCACGCACTTCACCACGGTGGCCAAGGCGAGTGATCTGCCGATTTTGCTTTACAACAACCCGCTGGCCTATCCTGGTGATTTGACGCCGGAGATCTTGGAGACGTTGTGTGACGCGAGTGATCGGTTTGTTGCTCTGAAGGAGTCGAGCGGAGATACGCGGCGGTTCCTGGATATTCAGAAACAGATCGGGGATCGGTTGGCGCTGTTTGCGGGGGTTGATGATCTTGCGCTTGAGTGCGCGTTTCTTGGTGCGGTTGGCTGGGTGATGGGGATTGGGCTTGCCTTCCCTTACGAGAATCAGCGGCTTTGGGACCTGGCTATGGCGGGCAAGTGGGACGAGGCTCGGGAGCTTTACAAGTGGTTCTCGCCGGTGGCGCATTTGGACGTGGGAATCAAGTTTGTTCAGAACATCAAGCTGGCGACAGCGACGACGGGATACTGCGCGGAGCATGTTCGGTTGCCTCGATTGCCGTTGGTAGGAGCGGAGCGGGCGCGGATTCAAGCGGTCATCGACGAAGCGGTTGCAAATCGCCCTACACTGTAG
- a CDS encoding proline racemase family protein: MNIQVIDTHTGGEPTRVVVGGWPEPLGETAAEKRDWMHQHQDHLRKGVVCEPRGNDVIVGALLTESQDELCICGVVFFNNVGYLDMCGHGTIGVVETLRHQGRIGVGRHRIETPAGVVEATLLQNGEVEIQNVPSVRAQKDVDVQVSVGTVTGDVAWGGNWFFLAHRTPAMPELKVENARDLITLTEEIRDALNAVESNSHFVDHVELFDDTPTADSRNFVLCPGSAYDRSPCGTGTSAKLACLFADGKLEVGQKWVQESITGSKFTGWVTLDDQRQLIPHILGRANICGEATLIFEESDPFCWGISSPPGPLSMNGEGG, translated from the coding sequence ATGAATATTCAGGTCATTGACACGCATACTGGTGGCGAACCGACGCGGGTCGTGGTTGGCGGCTGGCCTGAGCCTCTCGGTGAGACTGCCGCGGAAAAGCGTGACTGGATGCATCAGCATCAGGATCATTTGAGGAAGGGGGTCGTTTGTGAACCTCGCGGGAATGATGTGATCGTGGGTGCGCTTCTGACCGAATCGCAAGACGAATTGTGCATCTGCGGAGTTGTCTTCTTCAATAACGTCGGCTACCTGGATATGTGCGGGCATGGGACAATTGGAGTAGTAGAGACGCTTCGACACCAAGGCAGAATAGGCGTTGGAAGGCACCGAATCGAGACTCCGGCGGGGGTTGTTGAGGCGACTTTGCTGCAGAACGGTGAGGTCGAGATTCAAAATGTCCCTTCGGTTCGCGCTCAGAAAGATGTCGACGTTCAAGTTTCTGTCGGCACGGTCACGGGAGATGTTGCGTGGGGAGGAAACTGGTTCTTCCTCGCCCACCGAACTCCAGCGATGCCGGAACTGAAAGTAGAAAACGCAAGAGATTTGATCACTCTCACCGAAGAGATTCGGGATGCGTTGAATGCTGTGGAGTCAAATAGTCACTTCGTTGATCATGTCGAGCTCTTTGACGACACACCGACTGCGGATTCTCGCAACTTCGTTCTATGCCCCGGATCGGCCTATGACCGCTCACCCTGCGGAACCGGGACGAGCGCGAAACTGGCTTGTTTGTTTGCCGATGGCAAACTGGAAGTTGGTCAGAAGTGGGTGCAGGAGTCGATTACGGGTTCGAAGTTCACGGGGTGGGTGACGCTGGATGATCAGCGGCAGTTGATTCCGCATATCCTCGGTCGGGCGAATATCTGCGGCGAAGCGACCCTGATTTTCGAAGAGAGCGATCCGTTCTGTTGGGGGATTTCCTCGCCCCCCGGCCCTCTCTCCATGAATGGAGAGGGGGGGTAG